Proteins encoded by one window of Lates calcarifer isolate ASB-BC8 linkage group LG5, TLL_Latcal_v3, whole genome shotgun sequence:
- the spred2a gene encoding sprouty-related, EVH1 domain-containing protein 2 isoform X2 → MFTMEDLLIDSYIVRVKAVVMTRDDSSGGWLAQDGCLSRVGVCRLLPTELLGRNTFLIHGERLKDKQVILECFLKKDLVYTKATPTFHHWKVDNKKCGLTFQSPADARAFDRGVRKALEDLTEGSTTSSSTLQNEAELGDDDVFTTATDSSSNSSQKREPAMHALAPPNFCEPRRHHCILGHFYEQHRPSDHYFLDQAVHMFPRHVSFQVEEEEIVRINPRERTWLTGYEDYRHANSTRDKLTQPDNPDAYVHFTKSELPKHDYSYPYPLSCDVQQVCDGKSGCMELGGGHRAVVTVQPQALQPKGKRKKEDGERSRCVYCQDMFNHEDNGRGRCQEAPDPIQTCIRRVSFMWCADSLLYHCMSDPEGDYSDPCSCDTSDERFCLRWAALVGLSLLAPCMCCYAPLRACYRCGVACRCCGGKHKAVG, encoded by the exons ATGTTTACAATGGAGGACTTGTTGAT TGACAGCTACATTGTGCGCGTCAAAGCGGTGGTGATGACCAGAGACGATTCGAGCGGCGGCTGGTTGGCTCAGGACGGCTGCCTGAGCAGAGTGGGCGTGTGCAGGCTGCTGCCGACCGAACTGCTGGGACGCAACACTTTCCTCATCCACGGAGAACGACTCAAAGACAAACAG GTGATTCTGGAGTGTTTTCTAAAGAAGGATCTGGTCTACACGAAGGCCACTCCAACCTTCCACCACTGGAAGGTGGACAACAAAAAGTGCGGTCTGACCTTCCAGAGCCCGGCTGACGCCCGAGCTTTCGACCGTGGGGTGAGGAAGGCCCTGGAGGACCTGACAGAAG gtTCGACCACGTCTTCGTCAACGCTGCAGAACGAAGCAGAGCTCGGAGATGATGACGTTTTCACA acCGCCACCGACAGCTCGTCCAACTCGTCTCAGAAGAGAGAGCCGGCGATGCACGCCCTGGCCCCGCCCAACTTCTGCGAGCCCCGCCGGCACCACTGCATCCTGGGACATTTCTATGAGCAGCACCGGCCCTCCGACCACTACTTCCTGGACCAG GCGGTGCACATGTTTCCTCGTCACGTCAGCttccaggtggaggaggaagagatcgTACGCATCAACCCTCGCGAGCGCACCTGGCTCACCGGCTACGAGGATTACCGCCACGCCAACTCCACGCGAGACAAACTCACACAGCCCGACAACCCCGACGCCTATGTTCACTTCACCAAGAGCGAGCTGCCCAAACACGACTACTCCTACCCGTACCCGCTGAGCTGCGACGTGCAGCAGGTCTGCGACGGTAAATCAGGCTGCATGGAGCTGGGTGGAGGCCACAGAGCGGTGGTGACGGTGCAACCGCAGGCTCTGCAGCCCAAAGGCAAACGGAAGAAGGAGGACGGCGAGCGCTCGCGCTGCGTTTACTGTCAGGATATGTTCAACCACGAGGACAATGGGCGGGGCCGGTGTCAGGAGGCGCCCGACCCCATCCAGACCTGCATCCGGCGGGTCAGCTTCATGTGGTGCGCAGACAGCCTGTTGTACCACTGCATGTCAGACCCGGAGGGGGACTACTCGGACCCGTGCTCCTGCGACACCAGCGACGAGCGCTTCTGCCTGCGCTGGGCAGCGCTAGTGGGGCTGTCGCTGCTGGCGCCGTGCATGTGCTGCTACGCCCCCCTCAGGGCGTGTTACCGCTGCGGCGTGGCCTGCCGCTGCTGCGGTGGGAAACACAAAGCTGTGGGCTGA
- the spred2a gene encoding sprouty-related, EVH1 domain-containing protein 2 isoform X1 codes for MSEDTRPDDDSYIVRVKAVVMTRDDSSGGWLAQDGCLSRVGVCRLLPTELLGRNTFLIHGERLKDKQVILECFLKKDLVYTKATPTFHHWKVDNKKCGLTFQSPADARAFDRGVRKALEDLTEGSTTSSSTLQNEAELGDDDVFTTATDSSSNSSQKREPAMHALAPPNFCEPRRHHCILGHFYEQHRPSDHYFLDQAVHMFPRHVSFQVEEEEIVRINPRERTWLTGYEDYRHANSTRDKLTQPDNPDAYVHFTKSELPKHDYSYPYPLSCDVQQVCDGKSGCMELGGGHRAVVTVQPQALQPKGKRKKEDGERSRCVYCQDMFNHEDNGRGRCQEAPDPIQTCIRRVSFMWCADSLLYHCMSDPEGDYSDPCSCDTSDERFCLRWAALVGLSLLAPCMCCYAPLRACYRCGVACRCCGGKHKAVG; via the exons TGACAGCTACATTGTGCGCGTCAAAGCGGTGGTGATGACCAGAGACGATTCGAGCGGCGGCTGGTTGGCTCAGGACGGCTGCCTGAGCAGAGTGGGCGTGTGCAGGCTGCTGCCGACCGAACTGCTGGGACGCAACACTTTCCTCATCCACGGAGAACGACTCAAAGACAAACAG GTGATTCTGGAGTGTTTTCTAAAGAAGGATCTGGTCTACACGAAGGCCACTCCAACCTTCCACCACTGGAAGGTGGACAACAAAAAGTGCGGTCTGACCTTCCAGAGCCCGGCTGACGCCCGAGCTTTCGACCGTGGGGTGAGGAAGGCCCTGGAGGACCTGACAGAAG gtTCGACCACGTCTTCGTCAACGCTGCAGAACGAAGCAGAGCTCGGAGATGATGACGTTTTCACA acCGCCACCGACAGCTCGTCCAACTCGTCTCAGAAGAGAGAGCCGGCGATGCACGCCCTGGCCCCGCCCAACTTCTGCGAGCCCCGCCGGCACCACTGCATCCTGGGACATTTCTATGAGCAGCACCGGCCCTCCGACCACTACTTCCTGGACCAG GCGGTGCACATGTTTCCTCGTCACGTCAGCttccaggtggaggaggaagagatcgTACGCATCAACCCTCGCGAGCGCACCTGGCTCACCGGCTACGAGGATTACCGCCACGCCAACTCCACGCGAGACAAACTCACACAGCCCGACAACCCCGACGCCTATGTTCACTTCACCAAGAGCGAGCTGCCCAAACACGACTACTCCTACCCGTACCCGCTGAGCTGCGACGTGCAGCAGGTCTGCGACGGTAAATCAGGCTGCATGGAGCTGGGTGGAGGCCACAGAGCGGTGGTGACGGTGCAACCGCAGGCTCTGCAGCCCAAAGGCAAACGGAAGAAGGAGGACGGCGAGCGCTCGCGCTGCGTTTACTGTCAGGATATGTTCAACCACGAGGACAATGGGCGGGGCCGGTGTCAGGAGGCGCCCGACCCCATCCAGACCTGCATCCGGCGGGTCAGCTTCATGTGGTGCGCAGACAGCCTGTTGTACCACTGCATGTCAGACCCGGAGGGGGACTACTCGGACCCGTGCTCCTGCGACACCAGCGACGAGCGCTTCTGCCTGCGCTGGGCAGCGCTAGTGGGGCTGTCGCTGCTGGCGCCGTGCATGTGCTGCTACGCCCCCCTCAGGGCGTGTTACCGCTGCGGCGTGGCCTGCCGCTGCTGCGGTGGGAAACACAAAGCTGTGGGCTGA
- the actr2a gene encoding actin-related protein 2-A, producing MDSHGRRVVVCDNGTGFVKCGYAGSNFPEHIFPALVGRPIIRSTAKVGNIEIKDLMVGDEASELRSMLEVNYPMENGIVRNWDDMKHLWDYTFGPEKLDIDSRSCKILLTEPPMNPTKNREKIIEVMFETYQFTGVYIAIQAVLTLYAQGLLTGVVVDSGDGVTHICPVYEGFSLPHLTRRLDIAGRDITRYLIKLLLLRGYAFNHSADFETVRMMKEKLCYVGYNIEQEQKLALETTVLVESYTLPDGRVIKVGGERFEAPEALFQPHLINVEGVGVAELLFNTIQAADIDTRAEFYKHIVLSGGSTMYPGLPSRLERELKQLYLERVLKGDVDKLSKFKIRIEDPPRRKHMVFLGGAVLADIMKDKDNFWMTREEYEDKGMRVLEKLGVTVR from the exons ATGGACAGTCACGGGAGGAGAGTGGTGGTGTGTGACAACGGCACCGGG tTTGTCAAATGTGGCTACGCAGGCTCCAACTTCCCCGAACACATTTTCCCAGCTCTGGTTGGTCGGCCAATCATCCGCTCCACAGCTAAAGTCGGCAACATTGAGATCAAG GACCTGATGGTGGGGGACGAGGCCAGCGAGCTGCGCTCCATGCTGGAGGTGAACTACCCGATGGAGAACGGCATCGTCAGGAACTGGGACGACATGAAGCACCTGTGGGACTACACCTTCGGCCCTGAGAAACTCGACATCGACTCGCGCAGCTGCAAGATCCTGCTGACTGAGCCGCCCATGAACCCGACcaagaacagagagaagatCATCGAG GTGATGTTTGAAACCTACCAGTTCACAGGAGTTTATATCGCCATCCAGGCCGTCCTCACCCTCTATGCTCAGG GACTTCTGACCGGGGTGGTGGTCGACTCTGGTGACGGCGTCACTCACATCTGTCCCGTGTACGAGGGCTTCTCCCTGCCCCACCTGACCCGACGCCTCGACATTGCAGGGAGGGACATAACACGCTACCTCATCAAG ctgctgctgctgcgaggATACGCCTTCAACCACTCTGCAGACTTTGAGACGGTgaggatgatgaaggagaagctCTGCTACGTCGGCTACAACATTGAGCAGGAGCAGAAGCTGGCGCTGGAGACGACGGTGCTGGTGGAGTCGTACACG ctCCCGGACGGCAGGGTGATCAAAGTGGGAGGTGAGAGGTTCGAAGCCCCCGAGGCTCTGTTTCAACCACACCTCATCAACGTGGAGGGGGTGGGCGTGGCTGAGCTGCTGTTCAACACCATCCAGGCCGCAGACATCGACACCAG AGCGGAGTTCTACAAACACATTGTCCTGTCCGGAGGCTCCACCATGTACCCTGGCCTGCCGTCCCGCCTGGAGCGAGAGCTCAAACAGCTCTACCTGGAGCGAGTGCTGAAGGGAGATGTGGACAAACTGTCG AAATTCAAGATCAGGATAGAGGACCCCCCCAGGCGTAAACACATGGTGTTCCTGGGTGGCGCCGTGCTCGCCGACATCATGAAGGACAAGGACAACTTCTGGATGACGAGGGAGGAGTACGAGGACAAAGGGATGAGGGTGCTGGAGAAGCTGGGAGTCACtgtcagataa